In Helicobacter mastomyrinus, the sequence TTATAGATTCTATTATTTCTGCCATTGCCATTATCGTGGGTATGGCTTATCTCATCAATTACCATAAAATGCAAGAAGTCCTTACCACACTTGAAGTAACAAATGACATATTCCGTATGGGCAGCGACTTTATTATTTTGCTCTTTACGTCAGTGCTTGTTTCTATCGTATCAGTGGTTTTTGTCATCATTAAGCAAAAAGACCTCTAATGAGAATCTTTAGCTGGATTGGGGTATGTGTCATTGCCACCTTATGTATGGCAAATGTCGAACAAGATATTGCAAAAAATAAAGATAAGCTTGCCAGTGCACAATCTCAAGAAAAAGCTATCAACAAAAAGCTTGATGAGCTAGGCAAGGCTATTAATACTAAGAATAATGAGCTCACCCAGCTTGGCAAGCAAATAGAATCACTACAAAAAGATATTACCCAAAATCAAGGTAAATCCCTCTCACAGGAAAAAACCCTCAAAGATTCTCAAAAAAAGCTAGACACACTCATTAGGCAAAAAAAAAATATGGAAGAACAAGTGGTGAAGATTTTCACACAAAATATTGCTTTCCAAATGATCATTAACCGCCATGCAAATATTGATTCCGAAGATAGTGTAGTGGAGCACTATATCTATGACATCTTGCACAAATATAATCAAAAAATGATTAAAAACATCAATGCCAAGCAAAATATACTCACTGGTGAAATGCAAAAAATTGAAAATGCCATTTCCCAACTTCAAAACTCAATCAAAACACAAACTGACAAAAAAACATATTTAGAGCGAGCCAAAGAGCAGCAAAAAATCACTCTTAACAAAATGCAAGCCGAACTCAAAGTCTATGACCAGCAGCTTAAAGACATTGTTAAAGAACGTAAGAATCTTGATGATATTCTCTCTAAACTTAATATTGTCAAAGAGCAGAAAGCCCAAAACACCAATCAACAACAAGCCTTTATCAATAATCAAAAAAGCCCCAATAGTATTAAAGCCCCCAAACAATTTGGCACATCATATAGAGATATGCCCACTATCGCATATAAAGGACCTAAGACATTCCCACCACTTGATCAATATATAATAGAAAAGAAATTTGGACCCTATTTTGACCCTGTGTATAAATTTAAAATTTTTAATGCCGCTATTATGTTCAACCCCAAAACACCCAACGCAAATGTAAAAAATGTGCTTGATGGTAAAGTCGTATATGCTAAAGAAGCACCGGGGTTAAAAAAAGTAGTAATTATTGAACATAGCAACGCCATACATACCATTTATGCCTATATGGACAAAATAGAATCTTCTATCAAAACAGGGCTAAGCATTAAAAAAGGAATGATTATTGGCAAAGTAAATGAGCGTCTAAGTTTTGAAATCACACAAAAAGATAAACATATCAATCCCACAGATTTTATAAAATTAAATTAAAAATTTCATTTCTTAGTCGATATTGTTTTACTTAAATCTTTTTGGAGCTTTCAAGGAGGAAGTTATGATTGATAGTATCAATAAAATCGATAATAGCAATACCATTAGAACACGGCTTGTTAATATGGTTAATGCTAGCGGTAGGGCTATCACGGAAGATACACGCTCTATCGAGGCACGACGACAGGAAGAAATCTCACAGCACCAAGCTAAAGAAAATAAAAAGCAGCTTGAAAATGAGCTACGCGAACTAAGCAAAAAGCTTAATGATGAGATGAAACGTGTAGGCACAGATTTAAATTTCTCATATGATGAGAATATACCCGGACTTATGGTAACCGTTAAAGAAAGTAATGGCGGTAAAGTCATACGTGAGATTCCATCAAAAGAAGCCATTGAGCTTATGAAAAGAATGCGTGAAGTAATCGGCGTAATCTTTGATAAACAAGGTTAAGCTTAAAATAGCAAATCTATTTTAAGATATTTGAGGAAGGAAGAGAATATGGCACTTGGGACATTGAGCTCATTGGGGCTTGGAAGCAAGGTTTTAAACCACGATGTGCTTGATAAATTAAGAAAAGCTGATGAAGCCTCTCTTATCGACCCTATCGACAAAAAAATTGAAAAAAATGTCGAAAAACAAACCGAACTCGTTGCCATCACTTCTACTTTGCGTGAGCTAAAATCTAGTACAAATAAACTTGGAGATTACTCAACCTACCTAGGACGCTCAAGCCAAGTCATCGGCGATGCGCTCAAAGCCACTATATCCGCAGGTGTCCCCACACAAGATATTAAAATCGATGTAGATTCTGTGGCGACCTCTGACATCAACGAAATAGGTTCAAAGTATGAAAGCAGGGAATCTATCTTTAGCCAAAAAGATTCTGTATTAAAGTTTCATCACAAAGGGAAGGATTATACCATTGATATTAAAGCGGGTATGGAGTTAGGAGAAGTAGCCCAGCTCATTACTGATACCACAAATGGCGAAGTGATGGGGATTGTGATGAAAACTGGCGGTTCAAACCCCTATCAGCTTATGATCAATTCAAAAGACACAGGCGAATCCTCAAGAATATATTTTGGCTCTACTATAAGTGGATCTGTTGTGCCAAGTGGTGCCTTTGAGCTCAAAGATGGTGATTTATCTATCACCCTTAAAGATAAAAAAGGTATTGATAAAACTCTCTCCATAACAATTCCCAAAACTGCTACAGAATCAAAATCACAAGATAATGCCCAAACACTCAAAGAAGCTGTGATTGCTGCTATTAAGAGCGATGCTGATTTTGATGGATTGCTTGATAATGACTTAAATATCGGTATAGGTGGAGCCAATAGTGATACACTCACCATTAATGATAAACGTGGATACCAGATTCAAATTGAAGGCACAAAAGCGCCAATCCTAGGATTCAATGAGAGTAAGGAGAGCATAAAAGATGATTTAATGGTAGCAACCAAAAGTGTAGGAGCTGGGAAGCTCACAGGCACTATCCATATAGGGAGTGTCCCGCTTGATTTATCAACACTCACTAAAGAGAAAAATACCGCTGCACAAAATGCAAAAAATATAGCCGAAGCCATTAATAATATTGCTGGTATTTATGGTTCTGTCAATGATGAGGGCAAACTCGTGATTAATTCCGATACAGGTGAGGTTAATATCTATGCCAATAATGATCCTGCGAGTCAAAAAGCGCTTGAAGATTTGGGTTTAAAGAGTGGTGCTACGATGAATTATGCTAAAACCCAAGAGGAATTATTTAAGATTCGTAAAGTCCAGACTGCCCAAGATGCTGTATTTTCATATAATGGCATTTCAATGAAACGCCCCACAAACAATATTGATGATGTAGTAAGTGGAGTAAATATTGAGCTGCTTACCACCACCGAGCCCGGCAAGCCTGCTGTAATTAGTATTACACGTAATGATGAAGAGATTATTGAGAGTGTGAAAAAATTTGTAGAATCTTACAATACCCTTGCCATGAAGCTTGATGAAGTAACAAGATATGATGAAGATTCTAAGATTGCAGGTGTGTTTAATGGTGATAGTGATATTCGCTCTATCCGCCCTACACTCAATCGTATTTTTTCTACAACCATTGTAACAGATACAGAGATTAAAAGCTTGGCAAAATATGGTTTAGCCCTTGATGAAAAAGGTAAGATGAGCCTTGATGTAAGTAAGCTTACATCTACCCTAGCTGCCGATCCTCAAGGAACACAAGATTTTTTTAATGGTAGTCTTAAAACGACAGAATTTAGAGAAGTTCAGGTTGATGGGGTATTTAAAAAATTTGACCAAGAGCTTGATAGGCTTTTAAATGGCGGCAATGCACGTCTTAAATTGCTTGAAGAAAGTCTTACAAAAGATGATAAAAAACTACGTGAAGATCGTAAAAAAGCAGTCGAACAGCTCAATATGCGCTATGACATTATGGCGCAGAGATTTGCAGCCTATGATTCACAAATCTCTAAAACCAACAATGCCTTTAGTAGCGTTCAGCTTATGATTGATCAATCCATAGCTAAAAAATAAGGAGTACTCATGTATGGCAACAATGCTTATAACCTCTATCAACAAAACTCAGTCTCTGTAGAATCCCCTGCTAAACTTGTAGAAATGCTTTATGAAGGGATTTTGAGATTTTGTGCCCAAGCCAAACGCTATATGGAAGCCGAAGATATAGAGAAAAAAATCTATTATATTAATAAAACCACAGATATTTTTACCGAGTTGCTTAACATACTTGATTATGAAAAGGGTGGTGAAGTAGCAGTTTATCTCACAGGGCTTTATACACATCAAATTAAGCTCCTTACTCAAGCTAATGTTGCTAATGATACGACAAAAATTGATACTGTTATCAATGTAGCCAAAGGACTTTTAGAAGCTTGGCGTGAGATTAATCAAGATGAATTGGCACGATAAATTAAAAGTCGCCTTACTGCAAAAAGATGACCAAAAAGCATTTCTGCTTGTAAGCAATCTGCCTCAAAACTTACAAAATGCTCCACTTGAAGATAAGCTTCAAGCCCTAGAGCTTATCCATCAAACTAAACTTCTCTTAGAATCAAAACAGCTTGAAATAAAAACCCATATGGAACAAATCAAGATAGCGAAAAAATTTCTCCAAAATATCATCTAATTTTCCATACAAAAGAAAAAAACAAAAATTATGTGCAATATAACTTGACTTCAAGCTTAAAATTGTATAGAATGGATTGTTCAATTTTTAATATGCAAGGAGTTTGTAATGAACAAAGCAGAATTTGTAGATTTAGTCAAAAAAGTTGGCGAATACGACACAAAGAAAGATGCTGAGAAAGCAGTAAATTCTTTTGTCGATGCTATTTCTAAGGCTTTATCTAAAAAACAAAGCGTGGAGCTTGTAGGTTTTGGTAAATTTGAAACAGCAGTTCAAAAAGCAAAATCAGGTAAAGTTCCCGGAACAAACAAAACTTATACAACAAAAGAAAAGGCTGTTCCTAAATTCCGTCCTGGAAAAGGTCTTAAAGACCAAGTAGCCAAAGCTAAAAAATAAGTTTCGTAGCCCTCGTGGCTACGACATAAGCGTTTTCC encodes:
- a CDS encoding murein hydrolase activator EnvC family protein; its protein translation is MRIFSWIGVCVIATLCMANVEQDIAKNKDKLASAQSQEKAINKKLDELGKAINTKNNELTQLGKQIESLQKDITQNQGKSLSQEKTLKDSQKKLDTLIRQKKNMEEQVVKIFTQNIAFQMIINRHANIDSEDSVVEHYIYDILHKYNQKMIKNINAKQNILTGEMQKIENAISQLQNSIKTQTDKKTYLERAKEQQKITLNKMQAELKVYDQQLKDIVKERKNLDDILSKLNIVKEQKAQNTNQQQAFINNQKSPNSIKAPKQFGTSYRDMPTIAYKGPKTFPPLDQYIIEKKFGPYFDPVYKFKIFNAAIMFNPKTPNANVKNVLDGKVVYAKEAPGLKKVVIIEHSNAIHTIYAYMDKIESSIKTGLSIKKGMIIGKVNERLSFEITQKDKHINPTDFIKLN
- a CDS encoding FlaG family protein — encoded protein: MIDSINKIDNSNTIRTRLVNMVNASGRAITEDTRSIEARRQEEISQHQAKENKKQLENELRELSKKLNDEMKRVGTDLNFSYDENIPGLMVTVKESNGGKVIREIPSKEAIELMKRMREVIGVIFDKQG
- the fliD gene encoding flagellar filament capping protein FliD, translating into MALGTLSSLGLGSKVLNHDVLDKLRKADEASLIDPIDKKIEKNVEKQTELVAITSTLRELKSSTNKLGDYSTYLGRSSQVIGDALKATISAGVPTQDIKIDVDSVATSDINEIGSKYESRESIFSQKDSVLKFHHKGKDYTIDIKAGMELGEVAQLITDTTNGEVMGIVMKTGGSNPYQLMINSKDTGESSRIYFGSTISGSVVPSGAFELKDGDLSITLKDKKGIDKTLSITIPKTATESKSQDNAQTLKEAVIAAIKSDADFDGLLDNDLNIGIGGANSDTLTINDKRGYQIQIEGTKAPILGFNESKESIKDDLMVATKSVGAGKLTGTIHIGSVPLDLSTLTKEKNTAAQNAKNIAEAINNIAGIYGSVNDEGKLVINSDTGEVNIYANNDPASQKALEDLGLKSGATMNYAKTQEELFKIRKVQTAQDAVFSYNGISMKRPTNNIDDVVSGVNIELLTTTEPGKPAVISITRNDEEIIESVKKFVESYNTLAMKLDEVTRYDEDSKIAGVFNGDSDIRSIRPTLNRIFSTTIVTDTEIKSLAKYGLALDEKGKMSLDVSKLTSTLAADPQGTQDFFNGSLKTTEFREVQVDGVFKKFDQELDRLLNGGNARLKLLEESLTKDDKKLREDRKKAVEQLNMRYDIMAQRFAAYDSQISKTNNAFSSVQLMIDQSIAKK
- the fliS gene encoding flagellar export chaperone FliS, whose amino-acid sequence is MYGNNAYNLYQQNSVSVESPAKLVEMLYEGILRFCAQAKRYMEAEDIEKKIYYINKTTDIFTELLNILDYEKGGEVAVYLTGLYTHQIKLLTQANVANDTTKIDTVINVAKGLLEAWREINQDELAR
- a CDS encoding HU family DNA-binding protein, giving the protein MNKAEFVDLVKKVGEYDTKKDAEKAVNSFVDAISKALSKKQSVELVGFGKFETAVQKAKSGKVPGTNKTYTTKEKAVPKFRPGKGLKDQVAKAKK